Proteins from a single region of Xyrauchen texanus isolate HMW12.3.18 chromosome 7, RBS_HiC_50CHRs, whole genome shotgun sequence:
- the LOC127647036 gene encoding uncharacterized protein LOC127647036, translating to MGGSAAPFWSRPYPLLEFPHPLLEIFSLLESFRVTMLHHFLVHAAFQTSRWLPRDQRLKFQIVLFIFVVLFLAPQFYVLTRPQSSRYCERPLLSNLIVFIVFSFTATGLAIALTLTDPVPKSIRVTYHLFGVFSFAEGLSTAILTLTAPECANTTPELYIFSLVVSWACIASTAFFLVRGGFCLMYRLFPHC from the exons ATGGGTGGAAGTGCTGCCCCCTTTTGGAGTCGGCCCTACCCCCTTCTGGAGTTtccccaccctcttttggagattttcAGCCTACTTGAAAGCTTCAGGGTGACAATGCTTCACCACTTCTTAGTCCATGCAGCTTTTCAGACCAGCAGATGGCTTCCAAGGGACCAAAGGTTGAAATT TCAGATTGTTCTTTTCATCTTTGTGGTGCTTTTCCTGGCACCACAGTTTTATGTCTTGACAAG GCCACAATCCTCTCGTTATTGTGAAAGGCCACTGTTGAGTAATCTaatagtcttcattgtgttctcCTTTACAGCAACAG GTTTGGCTATAGCTCTTACACTGACTGATCCAGTTCCCAAGAGTATCAGGGTAACATACCACTTATTTGGGGTGTTCTCATTCGCAGAGGGACTCAGTACTGCCATTCTTACCTTGACTGCACCTGAATGT GCGAACACCACCCCAGAACTGTATATATTTTCTTTGGTAGTCTCTTGGGCTTGCATAGCATCAACAG CTTTCTTTCTGGTCAGAGGAGGTTTTTGTCTTATGTACAGACTTTTTCCCCATTGTTGA
- the h6pd gene encoding GDH/6PGL endoplasmic bifunctional protein, with protein MLRIRWELLLMAIIFWQRGQTEMNETKQSLGHVSVVIVGGTGDLARKYLWQGFFQLYADQVGKGYTFSFFGGGLSPAGKGTEVLFEILKELTCPSELSAERCALVKEQFLHLAQYHQLKTSEDYEKLIQLIKLQVEQEDMVEAGRLFYLSVPAFSYADIADKINSTCRPSHNAWLRVVLEKPFGHDFGSAQFLSKQLSGKLNEEEMYRIDHYLGKQVVSKILPFRMENKKLLDPIWNKHHIERIEIVLKETLDAKGRIQFYDQYGVIRDVLQNHLTEFMTLMLMNLPANLSNSAEILKNKLIFLASLNFIDRSNAVIGQYHAYNGEVQQELNKTKDYFSRTPTFAGVVIHVDNAQFEGIPIFMTSGKALDERVSYARVLFRSDTFCVQDSNNVQCKPKQIIFFLGHGKLQYPAILVSKNLFKPDLVSSNWKEITEYKDVNVLGLPLSDHYVQTPIVPREAYCELILHVFIGRKDSFISSEGLLASWAFWTPLLDSLAQDFPRLYPGGVANGNLLNFQLRGHQVAFSHEALVNVIKTGVEENFQVMQGKFRSSDMVSAWAQELVERLASDLLLAAEKAIHEEGQFHLALSGGSSPVALLRSLALNLYTFPWRNTHIWQVDERCVPHTESGSNFQSIHNLLLQHIRIPYFNIHPMPVHLNQRLCVEEDGGPILYEKEINQFINASRFHYILLGVGHDGHTASLFQDTKLDSHRERLVTLTESPFKPHQRMSLTFTAINRAQRVGVLVMGKSKHELVTQLSRIKGESTKYPITKVQPKSGTLIWYLDYDALLG; from the exons ATGCTGCGAATACGATGGGAGCTGCTGCTAATGGCCATCATATTCTGGCAGAGAGGCCAGACAGAAATGAATGAGACCAAGCAGAGTCTTGGGCATGTGTCTGTGGTAATTGTGGGAGGAACTGGTGACTTGGCCAGGAAGTACCTGTGGCAGGGCTTTTTCCAGCTCTACGCTGACCAGGTAGGCAAAGGATACaccttttcattttttggtgggGGCCTTTCGCCTGCTGGGAAGGGCACCGAAGTGCTGTTTGAGATCTTGAAGGAGCTTACTTGCCCTTCGGAGCTTTCTGCAGAACGCTGTGCATTGGTTAAAGAGCAGTTCCTGCATCTGGCCCAGTATCATCAGCTGAAGACTTCTGAGGACTATGAGAAGCTCATCCAGCTGATCAAACTGCAGGTAGAACAGGAAGATATGGTGGAAGCAGGGAGGCTCTTCTACTTGTCTGTACCAGCTTTCTCATATGCAGACATTGCTGACAAGATCAACAGCACTTGCCGCCCCTCACATAACGCATGGCTAAGGGTTGTGCTGGAGAAGCCATTTGGACATGATTTTGGTAGTGCCCAGTTCCTTTCCAAACAGCTGTCAGGCAAGCTTAATGAAGAGGAGATGTACAGGATTGACCACTATTTAGGCAAGCAG GTTGTGTCTAAAATATTGCCATTTAGGATGGAGAATAAGAAACTTCTGGACCCCATCTGGAACAAGCACCATATTGAAAGAATAGAAATTGTATTAAAGGAAACCTTAGATGCCAAAG GGCGGATTCAGTTTTATGATCAATATGGAGTCATCAGGGATGTTCTCCAGAACCATCTTACAGAATTCATGACCCTTATGTTGATGAACCTTCCTGCAAACCTATCCAACAGTGCGGAGATACTAAAAAACAAACTCATTTTCTTGGCTTCCCTTAATTTCATTGATAGAAGCAATGCAGTTATTGGTCAGTACCATGCTTACAATGGAGAAGTTCAGCAAGAGCTTAATAAAACAAAGGATTACTTCAGCCGTACTCCCACATTTGCTG GTGTGGTCATTCATGTCGACAATGCACAGTTTGAGGGCATCCCCATTTTTATGACCTCAGGCAAGGCACTTGATGAACGTGTTAGTTATGCTCGTGTTCTCTTCAGAAGTGACACATTTTGTGTCCAGGATTCCAACAATGTTCAGTGCAAACCCAAACAGATTATATTTTTTCTGGGTCATGGGAAACTTCAGTACCCAGCGATTCTTGTCAGCAAGAATCTCTTCAAACCTGATCTGGTGAGCAGCAATTGGAAAGAGATCACAGAGTACAAAGATGTGAATGTGCTGGGGTTACCACTCAGTGATCATTACGTCCAGACACCAATCGTACCCAGAGAGGCTTATTGCGAGCTGATCTTGCATGTCTTCATTGGCCGCAAGGACAGCTTTATCAGTTCAGAGGGACTCCTTGCTTCCTGGGCATTCTGGACTCCACTCCTTGACAGCTTGGCTCAGGACTTTCCTCGGCTATACCCTGGTGGTGTAGCCAATGGCAACCTGCTGAACTTTCAACTGCGTGGCCATCAGGTCGCCTTTAGCCATGAAGCATTGGTCAATGTGATCAAGACAGGTGTGGAGGAGAACTTCCAGGTGATGCAAGGGAAGTTCCGTAGTTCTGATATGGTGTCCGCATGGGCACAGGAACTGGTGGAACGTTTGGCCTCTGATCTTTTGCTGGCCGCTGAGAAGGCCATTCATGAAGAAGGTCAGTTTCACCTGGCGTTGTCTGGTGGCTCCAGCCCAGTGGCACTACTCCGTTCTCTTGCCCTGAACCTCTACACTTTTCCATGGCGCAACACTCATATATGGCAAGTGGACGAGCGATGTGTCCCACACACAGAGTCAGGCTCAAACTTCCAATCCATTCACAATCTCCTGCTTCAGCATATTCGCATACCCTACTTTAATATCCACCCCATGCCAGTGCACCTTAACCAGCGGTTATGTGTGGAGGAGGATGGTGGTCCTATTCTATATGAGAAAGAAATCAATCAATTTATCAATGCCTCCAGGTTCCATTACATCCTGCTAGGTGTGGGTCATGATGGCCACACTGCCTCACTGTTCCAGGACACCAAGTTGGACAGTCATAGAGAACGACTGGTTACTCTGACTGAAAGCCCATTTAAACCTCACCAGAGGATGAGTCTCACTTTCACAGCTATCAATAGAGCTCAAAGGGTAGGTGTTTTAGTTATGGGAAAAAGCAAGCATGAACTTGTCACTCAGCTCAGCCGAATCAAGGGGGAATCAACCAAGTATCCCATAACCAAAGTACAGCCAAAGAGTGGTACTCTAATATGGTATTTAGACTATGATGCTTTATTAGGATAG